The genomic stretch CCTTCATCCCTGTAAAAATATAGGATGTTTTTAGGCAGTCTATTATATTCTTCCATCTACTACAAAGTTAATTATTCCACTTGCATGGtaacaagaaatttttttttaaaaaatttgacaaTGTCTTTTTGTTACAGTGATTTCTCATGGCCGAGTTAGTGCACGCAAGTCTTTCAAGGTTACTTTGGGGATCAACAAGACACCGGAAAATACTGGTGAGCCTAGTCCATATCGAAATTGTGGATTGATCCAGGCATTGAAGAGAAGACACAAGGATGTAAAGCAAAGAAACAATGATTCTGCAAGATGGTCAATAACTCTGCAATGGAATCACACACTACCTTTACTGAACACATTTCTTCAAGTTTTCTTGTCCATCAACTACCACCGCACAATTAAGCCTGAGACCATCAAGGAATTTGGGTGATTCAAGGGGCAATTGGACGACCAGATGTTGGAATATGTTGagcttatttttaaaacactGATATGTTGGTTCAGCAAGTAGGTCTATTGAGTTTTTTGAATGTATTGCAAGCGATGCCTTGTTCTATATCTTCATGTCTTCTACAATTCAGATGTTGAGCTCACTGGCACTACTCAATAtgacattttctttcaataaatTTACAAAATTGCAGGTCCGAAGTATCTTTGCAGGTTTATATTGGTTGGCAGGTGCTCCACTCTTGATGGCCATTCTTGCTAACCCTTCAAAGCTACCTGGTTTCACTATCGACAACTCAAGAAGACCAAGATTTCCCTTTGCCCTCTTCACCTTATAAACACTCCCCAAACAAGCTTCAAGCGACTGACAACACCTGCTCAGTTGTCCAATGGACTTGTCCACATTCTCCCTTTGCAGAAACAAGCAATCCTTGTCCAACTCCACAAAGATGATAACATGTTCCTGGTCTGAGTTGGGGTCCAAATACCCAGCAAACTCCACTATTTCTCCTCCCTTTCCATCCCCAATCATAAGCCCCAAAGTAGTCATTGCAGAGATCAAATCTCTCTCCGTGAAGACCTCTGAATCTCCTTTTGGTGCTCTTGTGATGAATTCCACTCTTGGTGAGGAGTTATAAAAGCCAACAACCTTGACGACATCGTTCAAGCGGTAGCGGTAAAGTCCTCTGTAAGTAGTCACCACCACCTCATACATCTTTCCTACCTCTACACCAGATATGTCTACTGTTTCTTGAACATTAGGTGAAGCTCCAAGCTCGAAAGGGAGGAACTCAAAGTAAGCCGCTGAGGGAATGATCACAAAGCTTGTGGTAGCAGGTGGGCGACTTCTATCCATGTTGATGCCAATAGGGCACTCTGAAGCAAAGTAGTCTCCACCCAACAATGGCAAATTATCACCAGCATAATGCTTTATGAGTGAAAAATATTGTTCCATGCTTCCTGTGCTGACGCACGCAATGTAACAAAGTTTTGGCCACAAGCGGCAAAGAATACCCCGCCTATTATTTCTCATGCAAATTTCTCGTATCCTTGTAGCCAACTCTGGCTGTGGAGCTCCAAGCAATTCTTGAACTGCAACTCTCATGGAAGGCTCTGTGATCTCTGAGCTCAGTGATCCATATTCGATGTCATCACAAAGCTGCATCCATTTGGATTCCAGCATTCGAATTGCCCTGATGAGGCCAGCTGCATAAGGTGCACGAATGCAGTCTATGGAAACCCCacaggtcatccgagttggtatgtggtgggatgcttaccacatgaggtcgcggggttgaaactcagggtagtcggagcgtaaatccccggtccctgtgcaactcaccccacctgccacatgctcgctcaggatgctgtgatttacctccctcgtgatggccttaaGTCGGGTGCGGCGTGGGCGCTGGGGGCGtgcgatttcgccttttgccacacgAATGCAGTCTACGGAAGCAGAGAGGCTGAGGCCGCAAAGAAGATGACAATACATCTGTTGAAGGGTGTCTGCTCCTACGATGACCTCACGGGGGCTGACGCACATTGAGAGCAGTGGTGAAGGTGTTGGAGTGTTGTTGTGAAAAGGGAATGCAGAAGCAGCCATCACCTTGTACCCTGCTTCGGTTGCAGTTACATTTCCTGCATAGAGGAACCATAGAACTTTGTTGGCAGATCTTGTTGGGGGAAATAACCTGTTGTAGCAAAAAAAAACTGAATTGATGAGAAAGATGGGTACACAAAGTTGAATGAAGTGCAAATTGTTTGATCGAAAGATGACATTTGGAGAAGGGCCGAGCTGGTTTGATGTGCTACACTGGAAGCAGATTTTGCTAGGCTTGAATCAAATTAAGGAATCAGCTTTGGCTTCGATGTGCTTGTTCCTGAACTGAAAAAGAAGTAGACATTTTGAGAGCTACACTTCTCGTCGTGCCATTTAATTTGTCTGATCAATTTAATTGCTCCAGTCTGAAAAGTACAAGgtgagggagagaaaaaaaacaagCAAATTACTTCAGGAGCAGAAAACTTCAAAATGTCCATTTGAAGTttgttatgtattttttttaaatgagccaTAAGGATTTTGCTAAAATGCTGTTATAAGGGATGCTATACAAAATCATACAAATTTCTGTCAGAGACTATTCGATAATTTTATAGTACGCAGGTGATACTTGAATATTCAT from Zingiber officinale cultivar Zhangliang chromosome 5B, Zo_v1.1, whole genome shotgun sequence encodes the following:
- the LOC121986532 gene encoding probable indole-3-acetic acid-amido synthetase GH3.6, with protein sequence MVCEKELGGVELVREAQEASEQGPSPKSLSPSDEQLLTFLDLVVVACHRLFPPTRSANKVLWFLYAGNVTATEAGYKVMAASAFPFHNNTPTPSPLLSMCVSPREVIVGADTLQQMYCHLLCGLSLSASVDCIRVAKGEIARPQRPRRTRLKAITRELCDDIEYGSLSSEITEPSMRVAVQELLGAPQPELATRIREICMRNNRRGILCRLWPKLCYIACVSTGSMEQYFSLIKHYAGDNLPLLGGDYFASECPIGINMDRSRPPATTSFVIIPSAAYFEFLPFELGASPNVQETVDISGVEVGKMYEVVVTTYRGLYRYRLNDVVKVVGFYNSSPRVEFITRAPKGDSEVFTERDLISAMTTLGLMIGDGKGGEIVEFAGYLDPNSDQEHVIIFVELDKDCLFLQRENVDKSIGQLSRCCQSLEACLGSVYKVKRAKGNLGLLELSIVKPGSFEGLARMAIKSGAPANQYKPAKILRTCNFVNLLKENVILSSASELNI